The Toxorhynchites rutilus septentrionalis strain SRP chromosome 1, ASM2978413v1, whole genome shotgun sequence genome contains the following window.
ATATACTCTGTTTCCGATTAGTATACCCGAAAGCAGTTCTCTTTTTAAAGGCATGAATAGAAACTAATGCTACCTATGGAAAATGGACCTGAAAAGTTGGACGAATTGATAAGAAAATATGGAGAGCCGATGAACGTAACTTGAACCGTGAATACCATTTCATAATCAAGACGGATAGAACACGGTACCTGGAACGGATTTAACGGTTTaggataaaattgaaaatcatttATGCAGTTTGAATTTCAGCATGTCGATTTTCCTTCAAGTAATCATCACCAATTTTAACGTATTATTTTTCAGGAACACGATCATTAAACGATTAATTTGTATGGCTCGAAACTTGGTGATTGATTGTGGAAAGATTAAAAACCTTCAAGCCATCATCGTTCACCTGTTCAACACCAACGATTAACAATTCATTTAATCCTCGACGACCAAGCCATTTTCCGacagcaaaaattaaaataacggTAGATGAGAAAATCTTTATTTTTGTCCTGCTTCTATAGAAATTTCCCACTgtaattaaaataaacattgaagaaaatcaatttgagtatttttcacaccacaaaaaaaaaacattaacattaattgcattaaaacattaaaaaatactgaaatcgatgaaaaaaaaaaatttttttatatgcgattgaaaaaattctcattttttatttaacacccgttacaaaAATCATTTCCCCCTGTGGCATCCTCTTGTTGttacgtgctgcaaatcacgacacaaaagagaacgagacaactttgcatcggttcgcacttcatgatacacagacacgcaagcagaaccatcatatacgctttcggtgtagaaagtttattttcttcttttcctctaacatatgcatatcgacctctccatgtatcatgaaacagcaggatcgtacggactacgcaaagcgaatgattcatatttagctaatatagcagatcctgattttaaaGTCTCAGAGATTGCAAACTATATGataatttagctcgatagaggctaaggaaAGGGTAGGcagatcatattttccatttttaacgccgctatcccttgaaatatgtatattcatatagaccgcatagttttactagcaacaccgctctcttttcccattcgttgctctccgcaaatggtgaccgaataaTGACgtcatttttcttgtatcatttattgcttcgcacttgtctgtgcagtaggtttcgctatagtagagcggaacgatatatgcggttcaaacttgtatgcagccttcgaaaatggtttgcgatgtttgatacagctagaatatgcaaacaacagtcttcgttcctctcttggtttaatcatgtaatgttacacaagtgattactgtcattcatacaagtatctgaatgatcctctcatatttggttatatgttcgtgagaggttacttgcatgacacattgtgtatcattcgattttgatcgaaatccaaacactgcaagAAAGAGTAAAATTGACCGCCTCCCCcttttcaacaacaaaaaaagggGGACTTTATTGCAATCAAAGGTAAAGGTGGCTGTACAGATTAATGGGCTAGGAATCTTCGCGTTAAAGTTATATCTCTGTAATAAAGAACGATTATTCAAAACCCATCACAATGAACTCATTTAACTTCTATTTACATTTTGATTACAGGGCCGGCAAGGTGATTGAACTGAAATCGGACGACACAGACGTGGAGAGCTTCCGACAGAAGGCCAACCAGAGACGTACCCTTCGCCAGTCACAGTCCACTCAGAAACGACGAAGGCGCTCGAGCCGTCGGGTTGATCCGAACCTGTACAACGATAGAACCGGAAATCATGACGATGCCGGAGATAAGACCGACGGAGAGACTGCCGACGAGGGTAAAGCTGTGCGGAAACGTCCCCAGCGAAGATGGAACTATCAGCGTAATAGATCGGGGAAACGTACCAACAAGGACGGAACGGCAGCCGATTCCGGAACTGAGAAGTCCGAAGGGGAGGAGAATAGGAAGAAAGCCGGAAAGGGTGGCGATAGGAAGAGATCTGGACGCGCACGGGACAGTGCGGAGAAGGGCGCCAAGAGCGAGCGGAAGGAAAACCGCGGCCAGAGGAGCGTGTGTATACGCGTTTCGAACATTAACCGCACGATGAGAATCAAAGAACTCAAACAGGAGTTACGCAGCCGAGATTGCAATCCATACTTCATCAAATGGAATGGTTTCCACGGTAGGTGCTATCTGCACTTCGCTAGGAAACCTGACCAAAGTGATGATGTGACCGCGGCCGCTTTGATGAAGAGACTCGAGGACCTGACACTCACCCTGCCTCCCAAGGAGGAAAAGGATGGCGATAATGACAATGACGAACCACGAGCGGTGAAATTGAAATGTGAGATTTTCAAACGAAAGGAAGTCGTTAATGGAGAAGATACTCAGGGTGAGACCGAACCTACTCAGCAACCCACAACCAACGGAACCGTTCTGGAAGGCAGTCGAATTGAAACGACTGATGTGACCGCTGTCTAGAGCGCAGACAGAGGAGGAAACACCGCAAAGTAAAAAAAAGCCACAACACAAAATGCAGAGAAGTAAAGCGCGAACAGAGTGCAAAATATCGGATAGTGCCGGTTCCTGGTGGGATATGCACACCGGAAGCGGTCTACGTCGTGGCCAACGAGTGCCCATCATTTCTTTGTCGCGGCCATTTCGCGTATATAACATTAGTGTGTGTTCGAgatttatgtttgaaaaataggTGGAAGAAAATCGCCTTCATACGCTCCGCGCATACCGAGAAAGCGATATTTTGAGTTAGAGAAATTGGAGTACGCAGGGGAACGTACATCGCGGGAACCGGTCAGAAGATTTCTTTGCAATGATATAAGGATGCACCCTCATTTTCCTTCCGACAAAACCAAACACTCATGGATGCGGACGCTCGTCGCGTTACGATGGAAGCGAGCGCGCCCTCCATATTCCAAAAGGGGAAGATAATCACGAGAGGGCTATAAGTTGTTATTGTTTCTTCGTTATTTACAATATAACTTAGAGCTAGagagaatttatttattttacattACAAACAAGCTGTTCCTTCCAATATTTCAAAACCATAATTTCCCGCATAAGAAAAACAAGATAGCATCGAAACGAGAAAGAGAATGAAAAGGCTCCGAGGCGTGCGCCGAAATCCGATTTTTGCCTTTCTAAGCGAATTCGACGTGTGATGCAGAGTGGAATACTGAACAAAACCGAGAACCGACCGTATAATATATGTGCATTAGAGAAGATTGAAACTAGAAATCAAACGTGAGGAAGATTTGTTGGAAAAATAATTCTTTTTCCTGCTAAGAAGAGCGCGAGATATATGAACCCTGTGAATTAAATACAAATGATTAGAACTTTTTTCTGTTATAGAAGAAGAACAAGTTTCGCGACTATGATGAACCTAAACCATATTTAACCGCACTAGCAGCTCGCTGGAAGTTGGAAGCAAGTGAACAATCCAACGCTATAATCAGATCAACATTTGTGTGTAAATCAGCAGAAATCGAGACGCAATTGGTGATGATTAAACCAACTGAATTGTGCACATTTAGAGGACAGATTGAGATGTGCATGCCTATATTTATATAATATTCATGTTGATgcaaaaaaggtaattttcttctttgctacttgatatgtgaatgaacaaaaaaggaaaaacaaaGCAAAACAAATACAGTAAATGATATGAAAACGGTGATCCGTTAGCGCAAAGAGGAAGGACACAGAGATAGCGTTTTTTCTCACTCATACACACACATTATTCAAATTATGTTTTGTCAGTTAACTATATGTGTGTCGACACACAAAACCattatttacaaacaaaacgGAATGCATTACATTTGTTAAAGGAAAACAATGTCCACAAGACAGATGTATTTTGTGAACCACGTTTTAAGAAGAGATGATTGCGAATGCGCAAGAAGTGCAGAAGCTCTGATTGATGAATAAGATGAATTTTGAGGTATAGTTTGTGTAACTTAGGAGGaagcaaacgagaaatgaaattGAGGAAATAAACAATTACCATTTATAAAATCTAGTTTACGGCTGAAAATTATGTAAGGTATTTGCTGCCCCGTGAAAATAGGAAGCTGGATGCTGGAAGTGTGCAAGAGAGAGGGGAAAGACCCACGAAACATAGAATGCGAAATACCGATCCAGCTTTCTTCGCTAGTAGGGCGTTTGAATTTTAGAATGATTAGAATGATTCGAACCTAAATGGCAAGGATAAAGGAGGAGTATCAATTTCTATTTATTTCGAGAACAAATGTGGATTTGCAATTGAAGTACACTATTTCGAAAAAGGGTTTTGCGTCCAGGAAAGATACTCTTTCTTTTTTGCCGATACTCTTAcataagaataaaaaaaagaataattacaaaaaaaagagTGGTTCGAATCCGGGCACAGATTTACCTATTGATTAACCCCAATCATTAAAATACACTAATATACTAACTAGAAATCTTGGTCACACAATTTGGGAGATTTAGACAGAGTAAACACCATCTCCCAGTTGGGACGAATTTCAATAACGAAAGTATATGTCGGAAGAGGAAAACACAAGGGGCACTctgaaaacagatgattgttcGTTCCACCCACAATTCAACTCTTCTGATTTTACATTGACTTTGGCATTAAAAAACACTAACAAACGGTTTTCTTCAATACAAGACTAGGATAAGAGAAAATTCAATTAAGAAGCTAATAAGATCACACAGAGATAATCAGAGTCTAAAATTAGAATTGCGCTAAGGACCCACACATCAAAACGAAAGCGTATGCGCGCGCGTGTGTTGGAGACAGCAGAAGGAATTACGACAACGCACTCACAACATAAACAAAAGCGTAGGTTTAAAGTCTTATATACATCTTTATGGAAagtaaaacaaatgaaaagataaTCGGAGGAGTGCGAAGCCTTTCGCCTGGACCAGGAAACAAGTAGTGCAGCAACTCGCGAAAGCAGCTTCCCTCCGTGATTTCTGTGTTAATGTAAGATTTGCTGAATGTGTGTATGTTTTCTTTTAACAatgatataaaatatataaCTATTTAGGCTTCAAGATTTAGTACCTTCATTACGCTAACACTAAGTATAGCTTGCAGCAAAATCAAACCCTTTAAACATCATAGAGAACCCATTGTGGTTTACGTTCAAAAACAAATCTACCGAAAGAACGATACCGTTTATTTTTCACCACAATTTATTaattattcaatcaaaaacTAGTTCCAAACCGGTTTCCAGCATATTAACCTATCTAGAGTACCTTTTTGTGCAAGCGCGCAAATAAGGCCGAGgatacaacacacacacacactcacaccaGAGGTACAGTAGCCGTAAGAAGAAAATACGCAAATGAATATTATTcgtgaacaagaacaagaacaaaaaaaaattaggccgTAAAAAGTGGTTCAAGAAAAGCCGGCGCAAAATGTTGTGACAGCGCATCGTGTGAGCTCCGGTTTTCGATAGAAACTTCTTTCAttgtttattccaaaaaatatgCGAAAAAGTTACGAGTCAACAAATATTAGCGGACAGGAAAAAGAATTAAAGGTTTATTGGAGTGAAACTTTCCAATTCCTAAAACCGACGACACGACGACTACTGAGAGAGTACAGTATCGAGAACAGagtaaaaaaaacctaaaaGAAAGCACATTCGGAACGCGAAGGCTTGGTTTAGagaaagaagagaagaaaaaaaaaacgccgaTACACTCAATGGAAGCATTGAGGGAAAAAGAAAGCGCGCGCGGTAGTTCAAAAGaaagaaacaaaagaaaaaaatcgtaGTAAATTACACAAAATAAAACAACGCCCAGGGATtaaacataaacgaaagaagaagaagcaaccCAACACACAAAACGGTAACCTTTATTacgcaatgaaaaaaaaaacaaaacagaaataGTACTAAATCGAGCAAAAGCATAATTACggaacaaaacaacaacacaaaacACTGTTTGATAACGAAGAACTAAAACAAAAAAGATCGTCATTTGTATGGAAAcgaacaataaaacaaattttgaataaCATATTTTACGCCTAAACGAAAACTTGTTTTGAGTGATTTGTTCTTCGAAAATCATTTCATCAACATTTATTGTTGTCAAGATTGTGAAGAGTAGACAACGTTATTCATAGGGTGGTAAATTGACGGGGTTATTCCAGGGCAAACCATGTGGAGCGTACTTGAAGCGTTTCTGAACTCGTTTAATACACTGAATATGTACTATGGAGTGTCTCAAAACAAACTTTTGTCTATAGTCTGGGAGCTCAACCGGAAAAAAGGGGGAATGGGGGCAACTCTGGGAAATGTTTCATCGAGGTGCTAAATTAAGTTTTATGCAACATTTCAATTCTTTGTGACTTTTGAACTCCGcttgcgaatgacggatctctacaCTAACATGtacgaaaaaaatgaaactattgagaaccagagcagagagTCCAAAGCCCCTAAGCAAGATGATTGTAtaataaagtgaccagatggtcagaggtctaatgcgggacacaaaaacaaaacgttatgtatatacattatgtaaacataaaccatagtttagcgagtctaaactgattagtattatttctttctgagtatcggcactcagttgtgatttttcggtggttaagattttttttaagacaaaaataattcaaggctgttgattcacagcagcagcagcactgtcgagcgacttgataatttttctataccataagctccaccccacagcgaaggagttggacatcctgtggcattttgtgtccgccagatatagccgatctggtatttacaatatcatctctttgccgctccttaagtcGGAAGATccaagcaaccggccaaacggtggagaagaatctggccaaaatggacatttttatgcggaagcgtcaaacgagaccggccgtatctgagcagcaggcaatcacccagaaggagtaccTTGAGGtgttggtgaaaaacttctttccggcgaagaaaaatgaaaaacttcttttcgtactcataatgaaagacgagacgtacttgatgctagaattcaacgaatggcaggggaccgggtaatttacgttccccagataaggaatgacgtcgaatatatcattcacatcaagttctcggaGAAGGTCcatctctgacagacgtgaagggaatgtccaagccgctcttttttcgagtcatatggtgaactgggagatatatagtacgaagtgcttgccggagttgggaaggtgatgtggtcttaatgccgaacctgggatcagtccattatgccaaaagatcactggaggatgaatcggctggagataaacattgtcgcgaagactaCCAACCTTCCCAGCATTCCACAGCTGCGCCCGAAACTTTTGGGCGTAtgaccaaaatagagagacagacgaccaccaaagccacgaaaaggtaaaataacacgccgataacatcttttcatcggccatgtttcaggttccggccaacttctgtaagaccgcccagcgcttcatttacgatacttcatcaaacaactctgcctcttcctgtcgagtatacactagtgcttccggcttatttaaaacgttaagccctgaccgagctagtggaccaaagatgaacttgtcgtctgactcacgttggtccctgcggatcaataggggacttttataaaaatcattttccaattacGTTAAAAGAGTTTCTCGGCGACCTTTTCATGTTACCAAAAGGTTGCCACGATTGAAAAAAGATTTAAATGTAATACAAGTGATGAATAAAAATGTACAGGGTCCTATTATAGGGAACTAGTTGAGAAGACGAGCGCTCACGCTTGAATTCAAAAGGggcaaattttaccaattttcaTATGTTCACCCTAACACCTGGTGATGAGAATACTTGCGCATCGTCAATCATATGAACCCATGAGTTTTGACAGCGCTATCAGTTGAACTGCGGAAGTTATGGCAGAAACAGTAAAGCAACTGCACTCCGTGGTTTTGTGCGTACTGGGAGCACCATTCCGTTGGAAAGAAAGTAGAAATCGTCAAGTACTTCGCGTCCgtcggatacgcccgttccggtatCTACAAAATCCTTATACTTCTGGAGAAAGATGAGAGCATTGAACGGAAGCCTGGTGCTAAGCGACCGTAAATTGCAGCTGGAGCTAAAGTATAAGACAGGACCCTATTATAGGAATCGAGTCGATAAGTATTTTGCTCGTTTTGTCTTTTTTATCATTATAgagggtatttcaatagggacgctacaaaagtagaccgatagggacagcaaacgacgccatattttttcccgctctcatgacatttctcttcagtaaggtttaccatttcataatggaaagat
Protein-coding sequences here:
- the LOC129768246 gene encoding uncharacterized protein LOC129768246, with the protein product MAAEGENETLPTTTPTSTTPVPEEDKPKEITKRSLRLDIWQKMREMKLSPLRRFSIFNKIPNFTGADEAAEKLAQTEEFKKANTIKVNIDLAQQHVKLEVLKAGKTLLVPPAQQSPNVYAKIKCSNMSELDAATQKKIIKLQGPPDTFEEIGMTGTEKIDMVVVGSCAVSRQGYRIGKGNGYVDLDIAILNELGLITKDTLIVTTVHDVQVFDTLPEELFKNYDLPLDLIVTPTEVIRVEKKLRRSTGIQWHLLSSRRLDIVPVLKCMKEDQEKAGKVIELKSDDTDVESFRQKANQRRTLRQSQSTQKRRRRSSRRVDPNLYNDRTGNHDDAGDKTDGETADEGKAVRKRPQRRWNYQRNRSGKRTNKDGTAADSGTEKSEGEENRKKAGKGGDRKRSGRARDSAEKGAKSERKENRGQRSVCIRVSNINRTMRIKELKQELRSRDCNPYFIKWNGFHGRCYLHFARKPDQSDDVTAAALMKRLEDLTLTLPPKEEKDGDNDNDEPRAVKLKCEIFKRKEVVNGEDTQGETEPTQQPTTNGTVLEGSRIETTDVTAV